A single genomic interval of Candidatus Methylomirabilis limnetica harbors:
- a CDS encoding TolC family protein, which yields MLSVLLTLFVFSISAPIPAESQVVTLPRTLSLADALQIAGRQNPGLQAEMTARQIAHGDATTAALLPNPQLSLRSEGFRGGSFLDRQELSFEVSHEIQTAGKRSQRKAVAGANLRATEADVDNTARLLRFAVKQAYFQIVLAKAEIAVARDLLADFDRTIRSKEEQFRLGEISGAELRRVQVERFRVFDDVVAGELNLKQGRTALLTLLGFPDSTSEFDVTEELVKGEPVGSLPPLHAEALQSRPDLKAQHQRIIQAREQIRLEQARRFPDLFPFLGYKRNFSEDSVIFGLAAPLPLFNRNQGGIVRAQAEEDRESFQLRRLESQALLEVDQAFNRFESQRRRLEGLETEYLPKARESREIAEAAHKMGAIDLTAFLDAHRTFLEVQRLYYRSLYELSIARFQIDAAMGR from the coding sequence ATGCTTTCTGTACTGCTCACTCTGTTCGTATTTTCGATTAGTGCGCCCATTCCCGCCGAATCCCAGGTTGTAACCCTCCCGCGAACGCTCTCGCTCGCCGACGCCTTGCAGATCGCAGGGCGGCAAAACCCTGGTCTGCAGGCAGAGATGACGGCCCGACAGATCGCGCATGGAGACGCTACCACCGCTGCGCTGCTTCCAAACCCACAGCTTTCGCTCAGATCAGAAGGGTTTCGCGGGGGATCGTTCCTGGATCGACAGGAGCTCTCTTTTGAAGTCAGCCATGAGATTCAGACAGCCGGCAAGCGCTCCCAGCGAAAGGCCGTCGCAGGAGCGAATCTTCGCGCGACTGAAGCCGACGTCGACAATACGGCCCGTTTACTCAGGTTCGCGGTCAAGCAGGCGTATTTCCAGATCGTACTGGCCAAGGCCGAAATTGCTGTGGCCCGCGACCTGCTGGCCGACTTTGACCGGACTATTCGCTCCAAGGAGGAGCAGTTTCGTCTCGGAGAGATCTCTGGGGCGGAACTCAGGCGTGTGCAGGTTGAGCGCTTCAGGGTGTTTGACGACGTGGTCGCCGGAGAGCTGAACCTCAAACAGGGCAGGACCGCGCTGCTCACGCTGCTCGGCTTCCCCGACTCGACATCCGAATTCGATGTCACTGAAGAGCTTGTAAAGGGCGAACCTGTTGGCAGTCTGCCACCGTTGCATGCCGAGGCCCTGCAGAGCCGCCCAGACCTCAAAGCCCAGCATCAGCGGATCATCCAGGCTCGCGAACAGATCAGGCTCGAACAGGCGCGGCGCTTCCCGGACCTTTTCCCCTTCCTGGGCTACAAGCGGAACTTCAGCGAGGACAGCGTCATATTTGGCCTGGCGGCTCCCCTGCCCCTCTTCAATCGGAACCAGGGGGGTATCGTTCGAGCTCAGGCAGAAGAGGATCGAGAATCGTTCCAGCTCAGGCGACTGGAGAGCCAGGCGCTCCTGGAAGTAGATCAGGCGTTCAACAGGTTTGAGAGCCAACGCCGACGCCTCGAAGGACTGGAAACCGAATACCTGCCCAAGGCCCGCGAATCGCGGGAGATCGCCGAGGCCGCGCACAAGATGGGAGCAATCGATCTCACTGCGTTTCTAGACGCACACCGGACCTTTCTGGAGGTCCAGCGGCTTTATTACCGCTCCCTTTACGAACTGAGCATTGCCAGATTTCAAATCGACGCAGCCATGGGCCGATAG
- a CDS encoding acyl-CoA dehydrogenase family protein, protein MDFDLSEEQQAVQTMVREFAEREIAPVAAELDEQEQFPAEIIRELSELGLMGILFPKAYGGTAMDYITYALILEELGRYDASVALTVESHNSLCSNHIYLFGSEAQRRQHLPRLTGGQALGAWAMTEPGSGSDAAGMQATATRDGDQWVLNGTKNFVTQGSVAGIYVIMALTNRAARERGISAFIVEQGTPGLRVGRKEHKMGFRASDTAQIILEGARIPEANLLGELNHGFIDALTILDAGRIGMAALSVGIARGCLEEGLKYAKGRQAFGQPIADFQAIQWKIADMATEIDAARLLLWQAASLKDAGQPFTKEASYAKLFSAETAMKAATEAVQIHGGYGYIKEFPVERYFRDAKFCAIGEGTSEIQRLIIARELLGRAYV, encoded by the coding sequence ATGGACTTTGATCTGAGCGAGGAACAGCAGGCGGTTCAGACGATGGTCAGGGAGTTTGCCGAGCGAGAGATCGCGCCGGTCGCAGCCGAGCTTGACGAGCAAGAGCAGTTCCCGGCCGAGATCATTCGGGAGCTGTCGGAGCTCGGGCTCATGGGGATCCTCTTTCCGAAGGCGTACGGCGGTACGGCGATGGACTACATCACCTATGCCCTGATCCTGGAGGAGCTCGGGCGGTACGATGCGTCGGTCGCTCTGACTGTGGAGTCGCACAATTCGCTCTGTAGCAATCATATCTATCTCTTCGGAAGCGAGGCTCAGAGAAGGCAGCATCTACCCCGATTGACCGGCGGACAGGCCCTTGGCGCGTGGGCGATGACGGAGCCCGGGTCGGGGAGCGATGCGGCCGGGATGCAGGCCACTGCAACGCGTGATGGCGATCAGTGGGTGCTGAACGGGACAAAGAACTTTGTCACGCAGGGAAGCGTGGCAGGCATCTATGTAATCATGGCGCTCACCAATCGGGCTGCGCGGGAGAGGGGGATCTCGGCCTTCATCGTGGAGCAGGGGACGCCTGGATTGCGGGTCGGCCGGAAAGAGCACAAGATGGGATTTCGGGCCTCCGATACAGCCCAAATCATTCTGGAAGGCGCGCGCATCCCGGAGGCGAATCTGCTGGGCGAGCTGAACCACGGCTTCATTGATGCGTTGACGATCCTGGATGCGGGGAGGATCGGGATGGCCGCCCTCAGCGTTGGCATCGCTCGCGGCTGTCTGGAGGAAGGGCTGAAGTATGCCAAAGGACGACAGGCCTTCGGCCAGCCAATCGCGGACTTCCAGGCGATCCAGTGGAAGATAGCCGATATGGCGACCGAGATCGATGCGGCCAGGCTCCTTCTCTGGCAGGCCGCCTCCCTGAAAGATGCCGGTCAGCCATTCACGAAGGAGGCGTCGTACGCCAAGCTCTTCTCCGCAGAGACGGCCATGAAGGCGGCCACTGAGGCGGTGCAGATCCACGGCGGCTATGGCTACATCAAGGAGTTCCCAGTCGAACGGTATTTCCGGGACGCCAAGTTTTGCGCCATCGGTGAAGGGACCTCAGAGATCCAGCGCCTGATCATCGCTCGCGAACTTCTTGGCCGAGCGTATGTGTAG
- the rsmB gene encoding 16S rRNA (cytosine(967)-C(5))-methyltransferase RsmB: MHARRIAIEILTQVEEQQAYASLLLDAKLKQSRLSQQERALATELTYGVLRWQGRLDYLLAAVTNRPWDTVDPALRRLLRLGAYQILFLTRIPAYAAVNETVALTQEVVHSRIKPVAKAFINAILRRLLERHATIHFPDPSSDPVGALATRWSHPPWLVARWLTRLGAEETEALLRANNEIPALSVAVNRLKRRPEEVKERLACIAGSVTPGRFAPGIFHLKDGAEALRDSAFADGWYFPMNEAAALPVLLLDPQPGDVVLDACAGGGGKTALLLEQLAGSGRVIALDPSARAHRRLREARARLGLDRVSPVQADARQAAQLFTRPVDRVLVDAPCSGLGTLRRHPERKWQQQEAGLAALARLQLELLHGVAPLLKPGGFLVYSTCSLEPEETDAVIETFLRDFPEFTVADTPGSLAATVAELIDSTGVLRTWPHLHGLDGFYAIRLRKRDR, encoded by the coding sequence ATGCACGCACGGCGGATCGCGATCGAGATATTGACCCAGGTGGAGGAGCAGCAGGCCTACGCGAGTCTCCTCCTCGACGCCAAGCTGAAGCAGTCGCGCCTCTCGCAACAGGAGCGGGCTCTGGCCACCGAGCTGACGTACGGCGTCCTCCGCTGGCAGGGTCGTCTTGACTATCTGCTGGCCGCCGTGACCAACCGCCCCTGGGATACGGTTGATCCGGCGCTACGCCGCCTGCTTCGCCTTGGCGCCTATCAGATCCTCTTCTTGACGCGCATCCCGGCCTATGCCGCCGTGAACGAGACCGTCGCCCTGACCCAAGAAGTCGTGCACAGTCGAATCAAGCCCGTCGCCAAAGCCTTCATCAATGCGATCTTACGCCGATTACTGGAGCGGCATGCAACGATCCACTTTCCTGACCCGTCCAGCGATCCGGTCGGCGCCCTCGCTACGCGTTGGTCGCACCCGCCATGGCTGGTCGCTCGCTGGCTTACCCGCCTGGGGGCCGAAGAGACCGAAGCACTGCTACGGGCCAACAACGAAATCCCGGCGCTGTCAGTCGCGGTCAACCGTCTGAAGCGTCGGCCTGAGGAGGTCAAGGAGCGCCTCGCCTGCATCGCGGGATCGGTGACGCCAGGACGTTTCGCCCCAGGCATCTTTCACCTCAAAGATGGCGCAGAGGCGCTGCGGGATTCGGCATTCGCGGACGGCTGGTACTTCCCGATGAATGAGGCAGCGGCCTTGCCGGTCCTGCTGCTGGATCCCCAGCCCGGCGATGTCGTGTTAGATGCCTGCGCCGGCGGCGGCGGTAAGACGGCCCTGCTCCTGGAACAGCTCGCCGGAAGCGGGCGAGTGATCGCGCTCGACCCGAGCGCTCGCGCTCACCGACGCCTCCGAGAGGCCAGGGCGCGCCTGGGTCTTGATCGAGTCAGCCCGGTCCAAGCCGATGCCAGGCAAGCAGCGCAGTTATTCACGCGCCCGGTGGACAGGGTCTTAGTGGATGCGCCATGCAGCGGCCTCGGCACCCTCAGACGCCATCCCGAGCGGAAGTGGCAACAGCAAGAGGCGGGCTTGGCAGCCTTGGCGCGCCTGCAACTTGAGCTGCTTCACGGTGTCGCGCCGCTACTCAAACCTGGAGGATTCCTGGTCTACAGCACCTGTTCGCTCGAGCCGGAGGAGACCGACGCCGTGATTGAGACGTTCCTGCGTGACTTCCCGGAGTTTACAGTCGCTGACACCCCCGGCAGCCTTGCTGCAACGGTCGCGGAGCTGATCGATTCCACGGGCGTCCTTCGCACCTGGCCGCACCTGCACGGACTCGATGGCTTCTATGCGATCCGACTCCGCAAGCGGGACAGATGA
- the fmt gene encoding methionyl-tRNA formyltransferase has translation MRVSFMGTPTFALPSLTALIAAGHDICLVVTQPDRPAGRGRVPTPPPVKLAALELRLPILQPEKIGEPAVISALQAIQPEAIVVVAYGQLLPQAILDLPPHGCLNLHASLLPKYRGAAPIPRAIIQGDTVTGVTIMQIEARMDAGPILMQQPVPIGPQDTAGTIGERLAILGSEMLCLVLDHVAHRTAQPIPQDERLATYAPKLALGDTHLDWARNARALDCLIRGLCPVPGAVTSFGGRRVKVLQAEAEAAAGSPAGAVCAIDRVKGVFVAAGQGGLWLSQVQPENRRVMTAAEFARGYRVRLGDVFGSS, from the coding sequence ATGCGCGTGAGCTTCATGGGCACACCAACGTTCGCCCTGCCATCGCTCACGGCGCTCATTGCTGCGGGCCACGACATCTGCCTGGTCGTAACCCAACCGGATCGGCCGGCCGGGCGCGGGCGCGTGCCTACCCCGCCGCCAGTGAAACTCGCTGCGCTGGAGCTCAGGCTCCCGATCTTGCAGCCGGAGAAGATAGGCGAGCCGGCGGTTATATCGGCGCTACAGGCGATCCAACCAGAGGCCATCGTCGTCGTCGCGTATGGCCAGCTCCTACCGCAAGCCATTCTCGACCTACCGCCGCATGGCTGCCTGAACCTCCATGCCTCGCTCCTGCCGAAGTACCGGGGTGCGGCGCCAATCCCGCGGGCCATTATCCAAGGAGACACCGTCACAGGGGTCACCATTATGCAGATCGAGGCGCGGATGGATGCCGGTCCTATCCTCATGCAGCAGCCCGTACCGATCGGGCCTCAGGATACCGCAGGGACCATCGGAGAGCGCCTAGCCATCCTTGGGTCTGAGATGTTGTGCCTGGTGCTGGATCACGTGGCACACCGGACAGCTCAGCCGATCCCGCAGGATGAGCGCCTTGCGACCTATGCGCCGAAGCTCGCCCTCGGCGATACGCATCTTGACTGGGCCCGTAACGCGCGAGCCCTCGATTGCTTGATTCGGGGCCTTTGTCCAGTGCCAGGAGCCGTGACCAGCTTCGGGGGACGCCGTGTCAAGGTGCTGCAAGCCGAGGCAGAGGCCGCCGCCGGCTCTCCTGCAGGCGCCGTATGTGCGATCGATCGCGTGAAGGGGGTGTTCGTCGCCGCCGGGCAGGGGGGTCTGTGGCTATCCCAGGTGCAACCAGAGAACCGCCGTGTCATGACCGCAGCGGAGTTTGCCAGGGGGTACCGTGTCCGGCTCGGCGACGTGTTTGGCTCGTCCTAG
- a CDS encoding Mut7-C RNAse domain-containing protein, whose translation MRFVADAMLGRLAKWLRLLGYDTLYWRGDDARLVRLVLAENRLLLTRDTHIPPRLPPHLTLLIVSDHYDEQLGQVVARFGVPPRIGRLCLRCNLAIEPTEKAEVRAEIPAFVWQAHERFARCHGCLRIYWEGTHYARMMEVLERLPGWKKGVAVTKMKRSPIDSNTACASSAPMGVKVRDTPHPHLPPQEGKESVEGDFLGNAKGNGRCA comes from the coding sequence ATGCGGTTCGTGGCCGATGCGATGCTGGGTCGGTTGGCCAAGTGGCTCCGCCTGTTGGGCTACGACACGCTGTATTGGCGAGGCGACGATGCCAGGCTGGTGCGCCTGGTCTTGGCGGAGAACCGGCTGCTGCTCACACGAGACACCCACATTCCGCCGCGCCTGCCACCCCATCTGACCCTGTTGATCGTCAGCGATCATTACGATGAGCAACTTGGCCAGGTGGTGGCCCGCTTTGGGGTGCCGCCCCGGATCGGCCGTCTGTGCCTGCGATGCAACCTCGCCATCGAGCCGACGGAAAAAGCCGAGGTGCGCGCCGAGATCCCAGCGTTCGTCTGGCAGGCCCATGAGCGATTCGCCCGCTGCCATGGCTGCCTCCGGATCTACTGGGAGGGGACGCATTACGCCCGGATGATGGAAGTCCTCGAGCGCCTACCTGGATGGAAGAAAGGGGTGGCTGTCACAAAGATGAAACGATCGCCGATCGATTCCAATACCGCATGCGCCAGCAGCGCGCCCATGGGTGTGAAGGTCCGCGACACCCCCCATCCCCACCTTCCCCCGCAAGAGGGGAAGGAGAGTGTTGAGGGGGACTTTCTGGGCAATGCAAAAGGGAATGGCCGATGCGCGTGA
- a CDS encoding heme-binding domain-containing protein — MHKTHFSWFKTIVFTLAISEAALIFIGLQFIPYGRGHNDPSVKAEPKWDSPQTRELFFRACGDCHSNGTVWPWYGYIAPISWLIQYDIDKSRVAFNVSEWGRGKSNSNNAAETVRSGSMPPTRYTILHPSARLSASEKQAFIQGLVATFESKHESEQKGEQRDD; from the coding sequence ATGCATAAGACGCACTTTTCTTGGTTCAAAACTATTGTGTTCACCTTGGCTATTTCAGAAGCAGCCTTGATTTTCATTGGCCTTCAGTTCATCCCCTACGGCCGAGGGCACAATGATCCCTCGGTGAAAGCGGAGCCTAAATGGGACAGCCCTCAGACGAGAGAGCTTTTTTTCCGCGCCTGCGGTGATTGTCACAGCAACGGAACCGTCTGGCCATGGTATGGCTACATTGCACCCATCTCATGGCTCATCCAATACGATATTGACAAAAGTCGCGTTGCCTTCAACGTGTCAGAATGGGGACGTGGAAAGAGTAATAGTAACAATGCTGCAGAAACTGTCCGAAGTGGCTCGATGCCGCCAACGCGCTATACAATCTTACACCCATCAGCAAGACTATCCGCTTCCGAGAAGCAGGCATTCATTCAAGGGCTGGTTGCCACCTTCGAGAGCAAGCATGAGAGCGAACAAAAAGGTGAGCAGCGTGACGATTAA
- a CDS encoding DUF1330 domain-containing protein, which produces MPKAYWVSAYRAVKDPDKLAAYAKLAGPAITAGGGRILARGEPAKVYEYGLKQRIVLIEFESIEQAVATHDSPGYQAALAALGDGAEREIRIVVGV; this is translated from the coding sequence ATGCCAAAGGCCTATTGGGTCAGCGCATATCGCGCAGTAAAGGACCCTGACAAGCTTGCCGCATACGCGAAGCTTGCCGGTCCCGCAATCACTGCGGGCGGAGGACGCATTCTCGCGCGTGGCGAGCCGGCGAAGGTTTACGAATACGGCTTGAAACAGCGCATCGTGCTGATCGAGTTCGAGAGTATCGAGCAGGCTGTTGCCACTCATGACAGTCCTGGCTACCAGGCTGCGCTGGCCGCTCTTGGCGACGGTGCCGAACGGGAAATTCGCATCGTCGTAGGTGTCTGA
- a CDS encoding CoA transferase subunit A: MDVLQAGVGEFSVTDPDDLRAFMRTEKRRQMVDKVMPEAEAVRRYVKDGDYVSFDFSSFTRGPASLVREIIRQRRLNLWFAAKFTLMETTLLAAGGCLRGVDVGFLGLGYLIGKWVEEGRIKVTEWTNGTLTLRHLAGAMGVPFLPTRSLLATDTLTYSGAKVVQDPFTGKPIALVPAVNPDVGLVHVHQCDIYGNARCFGPGVSPLETAMASKRTIISTEEIITTDDIRKEPSKTTIPYYMVDAVVYAPFGCLPGGTQGIYEMDTPHFLEFMGASRDEQKMAAYLDKYVYSVASHEEFLEKRVGVARLLELKRQATIKEGYH; encoded by the coding sequence ATGGATGTGCTTCAGGCAGGAGTGGGGGAATTCAGCGTCACAGACCCGGACGATCTGCGCGCCTTCATGCGGACCGAGAAGCGGCGGCAGATGGTGGACAAGGTCATGCCCGAAGCTGAGGCGGTTCGCCGCTATGTGAAGGACGGCGATTATGTCAGCTTCGACTTCTCCTCCTTCACCCGAGGCCCGGCCTCGCTCGTTCGGGAGATCATCCGCCAACGGAGACTGAACCTCTGGTTTGCGGCCAAGTTCACGCTCATGGAGACCACGCTGCTGGCGGCCGGAGGTTGCTTACGGGGGGTCGACGTGGGATTTCTGGGTCTGGGCTACCTCATCGGCAAGTGGGTGGAGGAGGGGCGGATCAAGGTGACGGAGTGGACCAACGGTACGCTCACGCTCCGCCACCTGGCCGGGGCGATGGGGGTGCCGTTTCTGCCGACCAGGAGCCTGCTGGCCACCGATACCCTGACCTACTCCGGCGCCAAGGTGGTGCAGGATCCCTTCACCGGCAAGCCGATCGCGCTGGTCCCCGCCGTGAATCCCGATGTCGGGCTGGTCCATGTCCACCAGTGCGACATCTACGGCAACGCTCGCTGCTTCGGTCCTGGCGTCTCACCGCTTGAAACGGCCATGGCCTCCAAACGGACGATTATCTCTACCGAAGAAATCATCACGACCGACGACATCCGCAAGGAGCCGTCGAAGACCACCATCCCGTACTACATGGTGGATGCCGTCGTCTATGCCCCATTTGGCTGCCTGCCGGGCGGGACGCAGGGGATCTACGAGATGGATACCCCGCACTTCCTGGAGTTTATGGGCGCCTCACGCGACGAACAGAAGATGGCCGCCTATCTCGACAAGTATGTCTACAGCGTGGCCTCTCACGAGGAGTTTTTGGAGAAGCGCGTGGGGGTAGCAAGGCTCTTGGAACTGAAGCGACAGGCTACGATCAAGGAGGGGTACCATTGA
- a CDS encoding CoA-transferase subunit beta — protein sequence MNGREFSESEFMICQCARLIQDGTLAFIGYGMPQIAAILAQRLHAPRMVQVYEFGAVGALPETPFVRFTMGGPRNCYRSLAWTSMNTIFAQAQLGMIDMGVLGATQIDRFGNLNSTMLGTDYHRPRKRFPGSGGANEVLTQCWQTVIVIKHEHRRFVEKVDFVTSPGYLDGTPGARERAGLPRDTGPWRVATSKALYGFDDQTKQMILLGVLRGLSVDDALKEMEFTPLIAERVEELSPPTPEELRILREEIDPDRAIIGAAGE from the coding sequence TTGAACGGCAGGGAGTTCAGCGAATCAGAGTTCATGATCTGCCAGTGCGCCAGGCTGATTCAAGACGGTACGCTTGCCTTCATCGGGTACGGGATGCCGCAGATCGCCGCGATCCTGGCCCAGCGTCTGCACGCCCCTCGGATGGTCCAGGTCTATGAATTCGGCGCGGTCGGGGCGCTCCCCGAGACCCCATTCGTCCGCTTCACGATGGGCGGGCCGCGCAACTGCTATCGGTCGCTCGCCTGGACGAGCATGAACACCATCTTCGCGCAGGCCCAGCTTGGGATGATCGATATGGGTGTCCTCGGCGCTACCCAGATCGACCGGTTCGGCAACCTGAACTCGACCATGCTCGGAACCGATTACCACCGCCCGCGGAAGCGATTTCCTGGGAGTGGAGGGGCCAACGAGGTCCTCACGCAGTGCTGGCAGACGGTGATCGTCATCAAGCACGAGCATCGCCGTTTCGTGGAGAAGGTCGATTTCGTAACCTCCCCCGGGTATCTGGATGGAACGCCCGGGGCCCGCGAGCGAGCTGGTTTGCCCAGGGATACCGGACCCTGGCGGGTGGCGACCTCCAAGGCCCTGTACGGATTCGATGACCAGACCAAGCAGATGATCCTGTTGGGGGTCCTGCGTGGCCTGAGCGTAGATGACGCCCTCAAGGAGATGGAGTTTACCCCGCTCATTGCCGAACGGGTCGAGGAGCTTTCACCCCCGACGCCTGAAGAGCTTCGCATCCTTCGTGAGGAGATCGATCCCGATCGCGCGATCATCGGTGCCGCCGGGGAGTAA
- a CDS encoding MOSC domain-containing protein, protein MGEVVAVCCSSTHSFGKPPLAAIRLLAGLGVEGDAHLGRTVKHRSRVAVDPTRPNLRQVHLIHTELHDELRVAGFDVSPGQMGENVTIRGVDLLALPIGTLLRLGLDAVVEVTGLRNPCAQLDAFRPGLMAAVLDRDGSGRLVRKAGIMGVVLVGGVVRPGDVVGVELPPPPHRPLDLV, encoded by the coding sequence ATGGGTGAAGTAGTGGCGGTGTGCTGTAGCTCGACGCACTCGTTCGGCAAGCCGCCACTCGCTGCCATTCGTCTGCTCGCAGGCCTTGGCGTGGAGGGTGACGCCCACCTCGGGCGAACGGTCAAACACCGCTCGCGCGTGGCGGTCGACCCGACGAGGCCGAACCTGCGGCAGGTCCACCTGATCCACACCGAACTACACGACGAGCTGCGGGTTGCCGGGTTCGACGTATCCCCCGGTCAGATGGGCGAGAACGTCACCATCAGAGGCGTCGACCTGCTCGCCCTGCCCATCGGCACCCTGCTTCGACTTGGTCTGGATGCAGTCGTAGAGGTGACCGGATTGCGCAACCCGTGCGCTCAGCTCGACGCCTTCCGGCCTGGGCTGATGGCGGCGGTGCTGGACCGGGATGGGTCCGGTCGACTGGTCCGCAAGGCGGGTATCATGGGGGTGGTACTGGTGGGCGGGGTGGTACGACCCGGAGACGTGGTGGGAGTTGAGCTGCCTCCGCCGCCTCATCGTCCGTTGGACCTGGTGTAG
- a CDS encoding BrnT family toxin, which produces MNKARFDWDSAKDEENQKKHGVPFSLAQYAFADPHRVIAEDLTHSKTEKRHLCFGEVNGGILTVRFTYRGGVIRIFGAGYWRKGKAMYESKD; this is translated from the coding sequence ATGAATAAGGCACGGTTTGATTGGGACTCTGCCAAGGATGAAGAGAACCAGAAAAAGCACGGAGTACCGTTTTCTCTGGCTCAATATGCCTTCGCTGACCCGCACCGTGTCATTGCCGAAGACCTTACCCACAGCAAAACTGAGAAACGCCACTTGTGTTTCGGCGAAGTTAACGGGGGTATTCTCACCGTCCGCTTTACCTATCGCGGCGGTGTCATTCGAATCTTTGGTGCCGGCTACTGGCGGAAAGGAAAGGCAATGTATGAGAGCAAAGATTAA
- a CDS encoding PASTA domain-containing protein, translating into MRFLRLLRKGLAAALILTAVAVVSGAITMWFAAEKDKVRLPRVIGMDSTVALNLLREQGVQPKVSGREYSEGVPTDAVLFQRPASGSWVQKNSEVRLVVSQGSDAVELPSLAGLPLPQAQQILSAYGFTLGRVAQVHSSERPKGEVIAQDPEAGALVRRGSPVAVLLSLGQLEEPASTLNSPRPNISSLLRGQSSLLEATVQASAQPALQAVTHAC; encoded by the coding sequence ATGAGATTCCTCCGGCTGCTGCGCAAGGGGCTCGCTGCAGCCCTGATCCTCACCGCTGTGGCTGTCGTGAGCGGCGCCATCACGATGTGGTTCGCGGCGGAGAAGGACAAGGTGCGGCTTCCGCGAGTCATCGGGATGGACTCCACGGTGGCTCTCAATCTGCTGCGCGAGCAGGGCGTTCAACCGAAAGTGAGCGGTCGGGAGTACAGCGAAGGGGTTCCAACGGATGCGGTCCTGTTCCAACGGCCGGCTAGTGGCTCGTGGGTCCAGAAGAACAGCGAGGTCCGCCTGGTGGTCAGTCAAGGGAGCGATGCTGTCGAACTCCCTAGTCTGGCCGGGCTGCCCCTACCCCAGGCCCAGCAGATCCTTTCTGCGTATGGCTTCACCCTTGGCCGGGTAGCGCAGGTCCATTCGTCGGAGCGCCCCAAGGGGGAGGTGATCGCCCAGGATCCAGAGGCTGGTGCCCTTGTCCGAAGGGGGAGCCCGGTTGCCGTACTGCTGAGCCTTGGTCAGCTTGAGGAACCGGCCTCCACCCTCAACAGTCCCAGGCCAAATATCTCAAGTCTCCTTCGTGGGCAAAGTAGCCTCCTGGAGGCTACCGTACAGGCATCTGCTCAGCCAGCACTGCAAGCTGTCACCCATGCCTGTTGA
- the meaB gene encoding methylmalonyl Co-A mutase-associated GTPase MeaB yields the protein MELVQKILKGDVRAAARLMTMIENGDAEARAALKSLYAHTGSAHIIGITGPPGSGKSTLADRLTEELRKRDKTVGIVAVDPTSPFTGGAILADRIRMQSHSLDTGVFIRSMATRGHLGGLARATNEIVDVMDAAGKEVILIETVGVGQDEVEVVGTAHTCVVVSVPGLGDEVQTLKAGILEIGDLFVVNKADREGASRTATELEMMLHMAPEAAGWSPKILKTVATTGEGVAALLDAIFEHKVFMDKCDLRKQKGRARSERVFVALLQERLTARALERFEQNGGMKELIARVADRALDPYTAVDEVLAKIGL from the coding sequence ATGGAGCTGGTGCAGAAAATTCTAAAAGGTGATGTCCGCGCAGCGGCCCGCCTGATGACGATGATCGAAAACGGCGACGCCGAGGCCAGGGCTGCGCTAAAGTCGCTCTACGCCCACACCGGCTCGGCCCACATCATCGGGATCACCGGTCCTCCAGGCTCAGGGAAGAGCACGTTGGCAGACCGGCTCACTGAAGAGTTGCGAAAGCGCGACAAGACGGTGGGGATTGTCGCGGTGGACCCGACGAGCCCGTTCACCGGCGGGGCGATTCTGGCAGACCGGATTCGGATGCAAAGCCACAGCCTTGACACCGGCGTCTTTATCCGCAGCATGGCAACGCGAGGCCATCTAGGTGGCTTGGCCCGTGCTACCAACGAGATCGTAGACGTCATGGATGCGGCGGGGAAAGAGGTGATTCTGATCGAAACGGTGGGGGTCGGCCAGGACGAGGTAGAGGTCGTGGGAACGGCGCACACCTGCGTGGTGGTCTCGGTTCCGGGTCTCGGTGACGAAGTTCAAACGCTCAAGGCGGGCATCCTGGAGATTGGCGATCTATTCGTAGTCAACAAGGCAGACCGGGAGGGCGCGAGCCGGACGGCCACTGAGCTTGAGATGATGCTGCACATGGCGCCGGAGGCGGCTGGCTGGTCTCCAAAGATTCTCAAGACGGTCGCCACGACGGGGGAGGGCGTTGCAGCGCTGCTGGATGCGATCTTTGAGCACAAGGTGTTCATGGATAAGTGCGATCTGCGGAAGCAGAAGGGGCGAGCGCGAAGTGAGCGCGTGTTTGTTGCGCTGCTTCAGGAGAGACTCACGGCCAGAGCGCTGGAGCGGTTCGAGCAGAACGGGGGGATGAAGGAGCTGATCGCCCGTGTCGCCGATCGCGCGCTCGATCCGTACACCGCCGTGGACGAAGTCCTCGCAAAGATCGGCCTGTAG